Below is a genomic region from Tenrec ecaudatus isolate mTenEca1 chromosome 15, mTenEca1.hap1, whole genome shotgun sequence.
ACGGTTTGGGGTTCCGGAGCAGGTCGGAGAGAGTCCCCTGAGAGCGACACAGCACCCTCTGCGCGAAGATGGCCTGCGGGATGCTGTAGCGCTTCAGCTCGGCGGTGATGCGCTGGGCTACCTCCTTGGTGTTGATCTCTTCCAGCTGGCCCGACGTGGCCACCTGCGAGCCCGACGAAGACGAGGGCGGCCGCTCGCGACTGGGCGCCAGCACCGGCCCGTGGGATTGAGCGTGGCCCGGGTGGTGCAGGCCGTTGAGGTGCGACATCATGGCCGCGGGCGGGGTGCCCAGGCCGCGAGACAGGTGCTGCTCTCCGCGGGTCAGCATGGCAGTGTGATGCGCCTCGAAGTTGGGGCTGAGCATCTTGTCGTGGCCCGGCGGCCCATAGTTGGGCAGGCTCTGCTGCGCGTTGTGCAGGCCGCCCAGCCCGTTGCCCAGCGGCGTGGCAGCCAGCGGGGACAGGCTCTGGCCCATGCCCGGCATCTCCTTGTAGGGGCTGTAGAGGTTGTTCATGGCCGGGAGCCCGCGCTCGTCGCGCATCAGGGTGAAGCTGCCGCTGACGTTGCCCGACAggcgctggtggtggtggtggtggtggtggtggggatggtggtgcGGGTGCGGGTGATGGAACTTGTCCGACACGGTGGAGATGGGCGGCAGCGGCTGGAGCGGCGTCAGCGTGGTGTAGGTGTTACTCATGCCCATGCCGGGCGGGGACGAGTCGCAGGACATGCTCATGGCGTGGTGTAGCGGGATAGAGAGCTCAGGTCGGTAGTCGCCGCCGTCCAGGATCGAGGCCATGCTGGTGACCATGGCCGAGCGcgacgccgccgccgccgccgccgctgccgccgcggtGCCCAGCTCCTGGTGCGCcgttggcggcggcggcgggccccGCAGCGAGCCGGCGGCGCCGCGGCCCGCgtggtgggggctggggctggccaGCAGGTCCTGCTCATGGCCCGGTCccccgccgccgcccccgccgcccccgccgccgcccccgccgctgccgccgccggccGGCCCGTGCAAAGTGCCCAGACTTTCCATTGTCAGCTCCGGGTTCATGGCGCAGCCTTCTAGGTCTTTGGTGAGGCATCGATAGGCGGTGTAGGCAGCCTTCATTCAGTCCATCGGGGCccgggggcggcgggggcggcggggaCGGCCGGCAGGCTGGCGAGGCGCGCGTGGCGGGCTCCGCCGCGGGGCCAGAGGCGCGAGTGCgggagtgtgtgtgcaggggCGCGTGCGTGCGGTGTGCGCCCCGGGCTGCGGGCGGGCGGCGCgcccgggtgggggtggggaggggaccgGCGGGGTGTGCGTGCGGgtgaggggcgggggcgggaggaGGGTGGGATCACCGGGCCCCGCCGCTCGGGCCGGCGCGCTGCCTCGCCATGTCCGAGCCCGCTCCGGAGCCGACGTCTTCTGTTTGGGTGAGCGGGAGCTGTCCAGAAGGGCTCTGCCGCTCGCCGGGGCAGCCAACCTACCCTCCCGGGCCCTGGGCGGGGCGCGTCCGATGGGCGCTGCCGGCAGCCACTCCGCGGCCGTGCCTGCTTCGGGGGGCGGACCTACAGAGCGCGCTGTCCAATAGTTGCCTAGAGGGCGGAGCCGCGCAGTTCATGTTTGGCTGACGGCTCTTTGCCTCTTTTTCCTCCTTTGCTACAGGAATCAAACGTCAAGGAGAGGGCGGGAGGAGGAGGGCGGGAGAGCAggggagtgaaggagggagaggcGAGAGTGCGAGCCGGGGAGGGAGATTATGTTCTAGATGCCGCGTTGTTCCTCCCGGGCAGCTGCGATCTGGGGCCAGTAGTATAGCTTCGGTGCCCTTCGCCTCACTCCCCAGCTTCTCCGCAGGCTTGGAAACTGGGAGGCCGAGATTCCGCTGGGTGACCCGTGAAAACAAACCCACGGCTCCTAGCGAGCCATGTCCCAAGCGTCCCCAGCCGGGAGCGAGTAGTTTGGCCTTTTAAACACGTAGGCGCTAATGTATTCTAATCCAGGGTAAATTCCCGGGACTGGAGCGCGCTCGGTCTACGGGCGAACGGAGCCCTGGCGCCCGCGCTTCGGGCTAGCGCGGCCGGCAGAAGCCCACCAGCCGCCGCGTACATGCAAAGTTATCCCAATAACATCATTTAATTACGCGGCCAGCCCATAAATCTCCGAGTTAGGCGTCTTCAGAAGGACCCTGCTAGATTGTCGAGCAAAACTGGAACTCCGGTAGCCGCCTATGCGAGGTGATCAAGTGCTTGCCCCAGCAGCTACTTGGGAAAAGCCGGGAGAGTGTGGAACAGGGTGGGGATGTGGGGTGAAGGGCGACGGGAAAGCAAACTTCAGTTTGGGGCTGGAAGGGCGACACCCGGGGATCTTTCTCCTAAAacgtgcacgcgcgcgcgcgcgcacacacacacactcacacccgctTCCCTCCAACAGCCAGAGTAGAAGGCCCGGGGGTTACAGCTGCGGATGGGTGATACCCGCCTAGGCCGACATCTACATATCCAATCCTGTTTAATGAAATGACCAGCTCCCGCGGACCTGAAAA
It encodes:
- the ONECUT2 gene encoding one cut domain family member 2 — its product is MKAAYTAYRCLTKDLEGCAMNPELTMESLGTLHGPAGGGSGGGGGGGGGGGGGGPGHEQDLLASPSPHHAGRGAAGSLRGPPPPPTAHQELGTAAAAAAAAAASRSAMVTSMASILDGGDYRPELSIPLHHAMSMSCDSSPPGMGMSNTYTTLTPLQPLPPISTVSDKFHHPHPHHHPHHHHHHHHQRLSGNVSGSFTLMRDERGLPAMNNLYSPYKEMPGMGQSLSPLAATPLGNGLGGLHNAQQSLPNYGPPGHDKMLSPNFEAHHTAMLTRGEQHLSRGLGTPPAAMMSHLNGLHHPGHAQSHGPVLAPSRERPPSSSSGSQVATSGQLEEINTKEVAQRITAELKRYSIPQAIFAQRVLCRSQGTLSDLLRNPKPWSKLKSGRETFRRMWKWLQEPEFQRMSALRLAACKRKEQEPNKDRNNSQKKSRLVFTDLQRRTLFAIFKENKRPSKEMQITISQQLGLELTTVSNFFMNARRRSLEKWQDDLSTGGSSATSSTCTKA